One region of Quercus lobata isolate SW786 chromosome 2, ValleyOak3.0 Primary Assembly, whole genome shotgun sequence genomic DNA includes:
- the LOC115976786 gene encoding AAA-ATPase ASD, mitochondrial-like: protein MMMMGETWSQLGSLIATAMFLWAMFDQSFPHHLRSLILSHTKKLTSFVYPYIQIKFPEFTGEYLKRSEAYAAIETYLSSKSSSEAKSLKAVVVKDSSQPVQLSMDENEEVTDEFEGMKVWWGVMNIPPRTQSFSFLPQMEEKRYYKLTFHKSHRETVCGKYINHVLQEGKAITVRNRQRRLFINNPSQNWGGYRSTQWSHVTFEHPASFDTLAMDSKKKEEIINDLIKFSEGKEYYAKIGKAWKRGYLLYGPPGTGKSTMIAAMANYLNYDIYDLELTTVKDNTELRRLLIETTSKSIIVIEDIDCSLDLTGQRNKKKEQEKDEEKKDPASKMAKGEEESSSKVTLSGLLNFIDGLWSACGGERIIVFTTNYVEKLDPALIRRGRMDKYIEMSYCGFEAFKVLAKNYLDVDSHELFATIDHLLEETDMTPADVAENLMPKSQNEDAETCLKKLIEAIKTAKEEATKKAEEEARLKAEKEEKEKQEASQEDVKIDESLAKDVKENVVDVVKDDKTLGNEVKENGVTA, encoded by the coding sequence atgatgatgatgggggAAACATGGTCTCAACTAGGCTCACTGATTGCGACCGCAATGTTTCTTTGGGCCATGTTTGACCAATCTTTCCCTCACCATCTTCGTAGCCTAATCCTAAGTCATACTAAGAAATTGACTAGTTTCGTGTACCCTTATATCCAAATTAAGTTCCCTGAATTCACTGGCGAGTATCTTAAGCGAAGTGAAGCCTATGCTGCCATTGAAACATACCTCAGTAGCAAGTCCTCCAGCGAAGCTAAAAGTCTTAAAGCAGTAGTTGTCAAAGACAGCAGTCAACCTGTACAACTGAGCATGGACGAGAACGAAGAAGTTACAGATGAATTTGAAGGCATGAAGGTTTGGTGGGGTGTAATGAATATCCCCCCAAGAACAcagtctttttctttcttaccacaGATGGAGGAGAAGAGGTATTACAAGCTCACTTTCCATAAATCTCACCGAGAAACTGTGTGTGGGAAATACATCAATCATGTCCTGCAAGAAGGAAAAGCAATAACGGTGAGAAATCGACAAAGGAGGCTGTTCATCAACAATCCTAGTCAGAATTGGGGTGGCTACAGATCAACCCAATGGAGCCATGTCACTTTTGAGCACCCAGCAAGTTTTGACACTTTGGCCATGGACtcgaagaaaaaggaagaaatcaTCAATGACCTTATTAAGTTCAGTGAGGGAAAAGAGTATTATGCTAAGATTGGCAAGGCCTGGAAGCGTGGCTATCTTCTCTATGGTCCTCCCGGAACTGGTAAGTCTACCATGATTGCTGCTATGGCTAACTACTTGAACTATGATATCTATGATCTTGAATTAACAACGGTTAAGGACAACACGGAGCTGAGGAGGCTTTTGATCGAGACGACAAGTAAGTCTATTATTGTGATTGAAGATATTGATTGCTCACTTGATCTTACGGGTCAAcgaaataagaaaaaggagcaagAGAAGGATGAGGAAAAGAAGGACCCCGCTAGTAAAATGGccaaaggagaagaagaaagtagTAGTAAGGTCACTCTCTCTGGTTTGTTGAATTTTATTGATGGGCTTTGGTCAGCTTGTGGGGGAGAGAGGATCATTGTTTTCACCACTAATTATGTGGAAAAGCTTGATCCGGCTCTCATTAGGAGGGGACGTATGGACAAGTACATAGAAATGTCCTATTGTGGCTTTGAAGCATTCAAGGTTCTCGCCAAGAATTATTTGGATGTTGACTCACATGAATTGTTTGCGACCATTGACCATTTGTTGGAGGAAACCGATATGACTCCTGCTGATGTTGCTGAGAATTTGATGCCTAAGTCACAGAATGAAGATGCTGAGACTTGTTTAAAGAAATTGATTGAAGCTATTAAGACGGCCAAGGAGGAAGCAACAAAGAAGGCTGAGGAAGAGGCACGGTTAAAGgcagagaaagaagagaaagagaagcaaGAAGCTAGTCAAGAAGATGTGAAAATTGATGAGTCATTAGCTAAAGATGTGAAAGAGAATGTTGTTGATGTTGTGAAAGATGACAAGACATTGGGTAATGAGGTGAAAGAAAATGGAGTCACCGCCTGA